One Candidatus Cardinium hertigii DNA window includes the following coding sequences:
- a CDS encoding HD domain-containing protein codes for MDYYTHSMEVAKLLLEATQDPDTILAGLLHDIVEDTSVTLPQIELMYGNEVTSIVDKITHYNTNGYPWKWDNAAAQNILDACSDILVIQVKLADRLHNMRTLFARKPSDQQRIAQETLAFYIPWGTKHHVPQQWLTEMQQICEKILK; via the coding sequence ATAGATTACTATACCCATTCTATGGAAGTGGCCAAACTGCTGTTAGAGGCTACTCAAGATCCCGACACCATCCTAGCGGGTTTGTTGCATGATATCGTAGAGGATACGTCTGTTACGCTACCTCAGATAGAATTGATGTATGGCAATGAGGTAACTTCTATCGTAGATAAAATTACCCACTATAATACCAACGGCTATCCATGGAAATGGGATAATGCAGCAGCGCAAAACATACTTGATGCCTGTTCAGATATACTTGTTATTCAGGTTAAACTAGCAGATCGATTGCATAACATGCGTACCTTATTTGCTCGTAAGCCATCCGATCAACAGCGTATAGCGCAGGAAACCTTAGCTTTTTATATCCCGTGGGGAACAAAGCACCACGTACCTCAGCAATGGCTGACAGAAATGCAGCAAATATGTGAGAAAATTCTAAAATAA